CCAGCCACAGCAACACCAGTGGCGGGATCAAGGCCGTGTGGGTGATGCGTTCGCGCTCGATCAGTTCGAAGGCGGTGTCGGGGCTTGGCTCCGGCGCCAGTACCAGGGTGGCGCCGACGCTGAACACTCCGAGTGCCCCCGGCGAGGCCAGCGGGAAGTTATGCGCCACCGGCAGCGCCGCCAGGTAACGGGTGTGGCGGTCGAAACCGCAGGCTTGCGCCGCCAGCCGGGCATTGCACGCATAGTCGTCATGGGTGCGCGGGATCAGCTTGGGCAGGCCAGTGGTGCCGCCGGACAGCAATAGCACCGCCACATCGCGAGCGTCCGGCGCCGGGAACGGGCGAGGCGTGGCGACGCAGTCGGCCAGGGCCACGAACTCCTCGGCCACGCCTACCACCCACACCTGTTGCAGGCTCGACACCTGGCTACGCAACGTGCGCGCCAGGGGCCGATAATCGAAGCCCAGGTGCCGGTCGATAATCACATAGGCCACCGCTTGGCTAAGGTGCGCCAAGTGGGCCAATTCATGTTCGCGGTGGGCCGGCAGCGCAAACACCGGGATCGCGCCCAGGCGCAACAGAGCGAAGGTCAGGCTGAAAAACTCGGCGATATTGGGCAGTTGCACCAGCACGCGCTGGCCGGCGACCAGCCCGCGCGCGGCGAGGCCGGCGGCCAGGCGGTCGGCGTGTTGGTCCAGCTCGGCGTAGCTCCAGCGTCGGTTGCCGTCCACCAGCGCCTCTTGCTGCGGCGTACGCTGGGCTTGCTCATGCAGCAGTTGGCCCAGTGGCACGCCTTGCCAGTAGCCTTGCTCGCGGTAGCGGCGGATAAAATCTTCGGGCCAGTCTGTGAATCCATCAAGCATGGCTATCTCCATGTGCAGTCGGGCAGCTCAGCAATTGCGCACCGTGTAACGTCAATGGTTGCGCCAGGCCGGCGACTTGCACCGCCTGTACGCCGGTAAATTCGGCGGGTTGCAGGTGCAACATCGGGTCATCGCCCGCGAGCAAATTGAGGGCGCTGTGATCGGCGGGGCTTACCCCCAGGTGAATGGCCGCCAGCCCCGTGGCGCCGTTGGGATGGATCAGTCGCTGCGGGTGCTGGGAGGGCGAATAGGGCGTGACCAGAAACGGCAGACGCTCATGCCGCGGGTAAACAAACCGAAAGCGCGTCTGGCTGCCGTCCGCACAGGTGCGTTGCCACTTCACCACCCGGCCCATGGCCACGCCGCCGGCCGCCAGGTTTGTCAGACGGGGTGCCAGGGCCAGGTCATCGCAGAGCAGCGCGAGGTCGCAAAAACCTTCACCCTGGGCAGCCCAGCGCAACATGCGCCGCCCGGCGCCACGCCCGGCCAGGCAGTCGATGGGCCACTTGAACAGCCAGGCATGACGCGGGGTGGTGAGCAGCTCGATGATCGGCCCGTGGCTGAACCAGATATGCGCGTGTTGCGCGCGGGCCTCGGCGGTGGCGTAGATAACCTCGAAACCGGCGGCGCGAAAGTTCGCCACCGCCTGGTGCAGGTCGCGAACCCACAGCAGCACATGGCTGCAGGACGAACGGGATTGGGCAGTGTTCAAAGGGGCAGGGCTCCCACGAGTTGCGCGCTGGGGTCAGCGCCTGGCGGCTGTACGGCGTCGGCGCAGCGATGCAGTTCGGTCATCGGCAGCGTGCGGGGAATCGGCGGTTCAATCAGTTCCGGCATGCCGATCAGGCTGTTCATTTCACGCCAGGCCATCGACACCTCGGTGGCCCATATGCCGCTGCGCAGGCGCTGCGCCGGTTCGGCGATGTCGGCGCATAGCGCATCCAGGGCGAGGCTGACCGCATCGGGCCAGAGCTGGTTGAACACCTGGTGATAGCTGGCGGGTATGTGCGGGTCGAGCACCACCATGCTCGGCCCGGCCAATCGTTCACTGCCTTTGCCTGCCATGATCAGGCGGTCGGTGTCGTCCCGTGGTGCGTGCAGGCGTGGGTTCCACAGCACCGGGCCGTGGGTGTCGCACAGGCTCAGCACGCCGCCTTCACAGCCGACTTCAAGGCGATGCAGCAGGAACGAGTGGTTGTCCGGGTCCTGGGGATGTACCTGGTTTTGCACGCGCAGGCTGATCGGCACGCCATTGAAGCTGGCGTTCAACCGGGTGAAGGGCTGCGCACCGACACTGGCGGCCGGCGCCGCAAATACCCAGGGCCGCAAACCACCGGCCAGGCGCCCGAGAATATCCAGCAACGGGTAGGCCACCTGGCTGTTACAGGCCGCGTCGATATAGGCCAGCCCTTGTTGCTCACGCAGGTACGCGGCTACCGCCAGAAAACGCCGGATCGCAAGGATATTCGGGTACAGCGTATTGACCGCATAGGCCGCCTGGCCCTGACGCGCGGCCTGCATGCACGCGGCGATTTCGCGGTGATGCACCGGGTGTTCCTGCAATACGTGAATGCCACGGCGCAAGAACTGCTGGGCCAGTTCGCTGCCCACGCCACCGGTGGCGCCGGAACGCACCACCACGCAGGCAATGTCGACGCTATCGGGCACCTGCTCGACGGCCTCGTACAGCGCCACCCCGTAGTGATCGGCGCAGGCCTTCGAATAGGCATTGCCACGCGACAGGATACCGACCAATTCATAGCGCTCATGGGCTCGAGCCAAGGCTTGCAGGTAGATGCGGCCGAACGCGGTGCCGGCGACGATCACGCGTGGACGAGCGCGGCTCATGACCAGGTCACCGGCAGGCAGTGGGCACCGCGAAAGAACGTCGCCGTTTTCCACTGCACCTGCCCGCAGCGTTGCAGGTTGGGCAGGCGTTCTACCAAGGCTTGCAACGCCTCTTGCAACTCCACCCGCGCCAGCGCCGAGCCGATGCAGTGATGCAGGCCGTGGCCGAAGCCGAAATGGCCGCCGGCATCGCGTTGCAGGTTGAGGGTTTGCGGGTCGGCAAAGCGCGCCGGGTCATGGTTGGCCGCACCGATGGATGCGAAAACGGCTTCGCCCCGGCGAACCAGGGTTTCACCCACCTGGATATCTTCGAGGGCGTAATGCACAAACATCGCCGCCGACGCCAGCGGGATATAGCGCAGCAGCTCTTCCACCGCCTGGGGAATCTGCTCGGGATGGGCCTTGAGTTGTTGCCACTGTGCGGGATTGTCCAGCAACACCAGAATGAAATTGGGGATCTGCGAAGCACTGCCTTCGTAGCCGGCGACGAGAATGGCGATGCACAACAGCAGCAGTTGGTCTTCGCTCAGGCGCTCGCCTTGGTCATCGGCCTGGGCCAGGGCGGTCATGAAATCGTCCTGGGGCTGACGGCGCCGCTCGGCGACCAGGCCCTTGATGTATTCGGCCAGTTCGCCCAAGTGCTGTTGGGTCAACGCGGCGTCTTCGGCGCGGGTCGACAGCAATGAGTCGTTCCATACCTTAAAGCGGTCACGGTCTTGCAGCGGTACGCCCAGCAGCTCGCAAATCAACGCCAGGGGCAACGGTAAGGCATAGTCGCTCACCAAGTCGGCGGGCGGGCCGGCGGCGAGCATACGGTCGATCAACTCATGGGCGTAGGCCCGAGCATGGGGGCGCAGTGCTTCGACGCGCCGCCGGGTAAACGCCTGGGCGGCGCGGGAGCGGATCCGCGTGAGTTGCGGCGGGTCCATCATCACGATGCCGCCGGCAATTCGCGGGAATGCTCGCGGGGCATCGTCGCGGCGAAAGGCTTCGCTGCGGCTGAAACGCCGGTCGCCCAGCACCAGGCGCACATCGTCATAGCGGGTGGCGAGCCAGGCTGGCGCGCCGATGGGCATCTGGATACGCAGCAGGCCCGGCGCTTGCTGGGCATGGCGGTAAGGCTCGGCGAGCTCCAGGTCGGTGAAGGCATTGAAAGGGTAGGCCAGCGGGGTCATGGCAAGTCCTTGGCGGTAGGCAGGTCGGGCAAACGGTCGAGCAGTTCCAGGTGCAGGTCTGGGTGTTCCAGGTGCGCGGCCAGCGCGGCGCGGCTCAAGCGTTGGCAGGGCACTTGGGCGACGAACACACGATGGCCGAGCGGCGCCAGCGGGTGGTCGGCGGCGGGCAGGCTGCGATTGCCCTGGAACCCGGCGCGGGCCAGGGCGGTTTGCCATTGGTTGAGATCGAGGAAGGTACTGCTGCTCAGCGCGCGCTCATCGCTGGCCTGGTTGAGCATGAAAGCCTGGGAGGCCATCACCCAGAACTCCTCCTGGGTCGGCTCGCTGAACACCAGCCAGCCGCCGGGTTTGAGCAAGGCGAGCAGGGTGGCCAGGGAGCGCTCGGTGTCGCGGGCGGCATTCAGCACGCCCCCGGCGACGATCAGGTCCCAACTCTGGGTGCGATAGCCTTGGGCAGGGGCGGGGCGGTCGATATCAAACACCCCGTGGCGCACCCACGGCCAGGCGTGCAGACGCTCGGCGGCCTGCTCGCTGAAGTAGCGCGACACGTCGGTGCACAGATAGTCCACCGTGACCTTGGCCAGGGCCGGCACCACGGCCTGGGTGGTGGAACCGGTGCCGGCACCGACTTCCAGCACCCGCAAGGTCTCGGTGCCGCTCTGGCGCGCAGCCCAGGCGCCAATCCAGTGAGCCACGGCGCGATGCTGGTACTGCGCCGCCAGGCTTTCGCGGTACAACGCCGCCGCACGTTCGGTGCGGCCTTCGGGAAACAGCAGGTGCACCGCTGCGCACTCACCGCGCATCAACGCCGGCAACTGGCGAGCGTTGTCTCGCGCGTAATCGAGGGTGGCGCTGCCGCCGGTGTTGCGCGCCCAGTCCAGGCTCAACTGTGCCCAGATGCCCTCCAGGCTGGCGTCGCTCCAGGCGCAGGCGTCGAGGTTGGGATGCAGGCGGTCGCCTTGGCGGCGCAGCAAATCCTCGGCTTGGAGCACGTCGAGCCAGCGTGCGATGAGTGGGCGGTGGCCGGGGGCTATGCCGGCATTGGCGAGGCTCTGCGCCACATCGTTGAGTGGTGCGGGCAGCAGGCCGCACTGCTCCAGGCCATTGAGCATCGACAGCAAGGCGGCGTGGCTCAAGCGCTGGTTCAACTGTACGGCGTCGGTCAGCTGCGTGACGCTGAACTGCTGATCGACGGCGGCTGCGGTCGCGTCCAACTGATCGTCCACTGTCGCCGGTTCGCACGGCTGGGGCACCGCGAACAGTGTCGTGCCGTGCAGCGCCACCGCATTCACCTGGGGATGTTCCAGTGCCCGCCGGCACCAGCGCTGGTGCTCACGCTTGACGCTGACCAAGTCGCGCCCGTCATCGGTAAAACCCTCTACGTGGCAATCGAGCTGCGCCGCTGCCCGTTCCGCCAACTGCCAGTCGCCCGGTCGGGGGCTGATGAATAACAGCTGTTGCAGATGGCTCAGATCACTCAGGGCCAGGGCGGGAAAGTCCAGCAGACGCTCCAGTTGTTCGGCGCTCATCATTACCACCGCCGGACGCTGGCGTTCGAGCACTGCCAGCAAACGGGCCGGGGCCTGTTGATGCAGGCCCAGGTCGGTAAAGACCGGCAAGCGCCAGGGGTGCTTGCCGGCGGGCAGTTCGATCAGCAAGGTGTCGATATTCATGCTCAAACTCCTCTGGCCTGGAACAAGCGCTGCCCCGCAGCAGCGAGCGGTTCGCCCGCGTCAGGCCATACCTCCAGCAACTCAAAACCTGCGACCTGCAAGGTCTGGCGCCACGCGTCGACAGCCATGAAGGCTTCATCGCAAGCACGCAGCGGCGCATCGGCCGGCGGCGACAGCAACAGGTGCATGAAGGTCAGCATCGCCGGGTTGTCGGCGATGGATTCACTAAACAGCAAGGCGCCGCCGTCGCGCAGGCTGGTGCGGATCTGGCCGAGGCAGTCGGGCAGGTCGCGGGCGTTGTGCAGCGCGTTGCCGGCAATCACCAG
This genomic stretch from Pseudomonas synxantha BG33R harbors:
- a CDS encoding class I SAM-dependent methyltransferase — translated: MNIDTLLIELPAGKHPWRLPVFTDLGLHQQAPARLLAVLERQRPAVVMMSAEQLERLLDFPALALSDLSHLQQLLFISPRPGDWQLAERAAAQLDCHVEGFTDDGRDLVSVKREHQRWCRRALEHPQVNAVALHGTTLFAVPQPCEPATVDDQLDATAAAVDQQFSVTQLTDAVQLNQRLSHAALLSMLNGLEQCGLLPAPLNDVAQSLANAGIAPGHRPLIARWLDVLQAEDLLRRQGDRLHPNLDACAWSDASLEGIWAQLSLDWARNTGGSATLDYARDNARQLPALMRGECAAVHLLFPEGRTERAAALYRESLAAQYQHRAVAHWIGAWAARQSGTETLRVLEVGAGTGSTTQAVVPALAKVTVDYLCTDVSRYFSEQAAERLHAWPWVRHGVFDIDRPAPAQGYRTQSWDLIVAGGVLNAARDTERSLATLLALLKPGGWLVFSEPTQEEFWVMASQAFMLNQASDERALSSSTFLDLNQWQTALARAGFQGNRSLPAADHPLAPLGHRVFVAQVPCQRLSRAALAAHLEHPDLHLELLDRLPDLPTAKDLP
- a CDS encoding Gfo/Idh/MocA family oxidoreductase, which gives rise to MSRARPRVIVAGTAFGRIYLQALARAHERYELVGILSRGNAYSKACADHYGVALYEAVEQVPDSVDIACVVVRSGATGGVGSELAQQFLRRGIHVLQEHPVHHREIAACMQAARQGQAAYAVNTLYPNILAIRRFLAVAAYLREQQGLAYIDAACNSQVAYPLLDILGRLAGGLRPWVFAAPAASVGAQPFTRLNASFNGVPISLRVQNQVHPQDPDNHSFLLHRLEVGCEGGVLSLCDTHGPVLWNPRLHAPRDDTDRLIMAGKGSERLAGPSMVVLDPHIPASYHQVFNQLWPDAVSLALDALCADIAEPAQRLRSGIWATEVSMAWREMNSLIGMPELIEPPIPRTLPMTELHRCADAVQPPGADPSAQLVGALPL
- a CDS encoding VOC family protein, which gives rise to MNTAQSRSSCSHVLLWVRDLHQAVANFRAAGFEVIYATAEARAQHAHIWFSHGPIIELLTTPRHAWLFKWPIDCLAGRGAGRRMLRWAAQGEGFCDLALLCDDLALAPRLTNLAAGGVAMGRVVKWQRTCADGSQTRFRFVYPRHERLPFLVTPYSPSQHPQRLIHPNGATGLAAIHLGVSPADHSALNLLAGDDPMLHLQPAEFTGVQAVQVAGLAQPLTLHGAQLLSCPTAHGDSHA
- a CDS encoding cytochrome P450 produces the protein MTPLAYPFNAFTDLELAEPYRHAQQAPGLLRIQMPIGAPAWLATRYDDVRLVLGDRRFSRSEAFRRDDAPRAFPRIAGGIVMMDPPQLTRIRSRAAQAFTRRRVEALRPHARAYAHELIDRMLAAGPPADLVSDYALPLPLALICELLGVPLQDRDRFKVWNDSLLSTRAEDAALTQQHLGELAEYIKGLVAERRRQPQDDFMTALAQADDQGERLSEDQLLLLCIAILVAGYEGSASQIPNFILVLLDNPAQWQQLKAHPEQIPQAVEELLRYIPLASAAMFVHYALEDIQVGETLVRRGEAVFASIGAANHDPARFADPQTLNLQRDAGGHFGFGHGLHHCIGSALARVELQEALQALVERLPNLQRCGQVQWKTATFFRGAHCLPVTWS
- a CDS encoding (2,3-dihydroxybenzoyl)adenylate synthase, coding for MLDGFTDWPEDFIRRYREQGYWQGVPLGQLLHEQAQRTPQQEALVDGNRRWSYAELDQHADRLAAGLAARGLVAGQRVLVQLPNIAEFFSLTFALLRLGAIPVFALPAHREHELAHLAHLSQAVAYVIIDRHLGFDYRPLARTLRSQVSSLQQVWVVGVAEEFVALADCVATPRPFPAPDARDVAVLLLSGGTTGLPKLIPRTHDDYACNARLAAQACGFDRHTRYLAALPVAHNFPLASPGALGVFSVGATLVLAPEPSPDTAFELIERERITHTALIPPLVLLWLEVAQWSDNDLSSLQWLQVGGARLKAEIATRIRPTLGCGLQQVYGMAEGLLCFTRLDDPQALVFDTQGLPLTAADEIRIVDADDVPVAPGDVGELLVRGPYTIRGYYNAREHNQRAFTADGFYRSGDLVRRLPEGHLIVEGRSKDVINRGGEKIPVEEIENLLLGHPLIRDVALVALADELLGERSCACILAHGASLDLASINAWLRERGLAAYKLPDRLQVLREFPLTRLGKVNRKALAEQVLAL